From a region of the Fischerella sp. JS2 genome:
- a CDS encoding nucleotidyl transferase AbiEii/AbiGii toxin family protein, which translates to MPNIKEYLLNLATATGRPSEEVLTYHLLEGVLRRVSHSIYAQDLVLRGGMLTRIWVPSGRRIAVDVDFLGLYPFDIENTQQKFQDILAAKNLADGVVFHLESLQTRGIWLNTEFPGVRVNIDAAVVDYQQNIQIDVGFGDPLVPPAMWIDYPTLLPEKAVRLQAVRPETMVGWKLHGLVEQGAKRWRPKDLYDLMLLSTQVVLNEASLGEAIAIAFSSRNTPLQEVVEILAAPQWWNNSKNRSKWKWYTRKVPTQIMPEDFLVVVDVAIGRWKSVVEITTVE; encoded by the coding sequence ATGCCCAATATTAAAGAATATTTACTCAATCTTGCCACTGCCACTGGTCGTCCCTCCGAAGAAGTGCTGACTTACCATTTGTTAGAAGGTGTGTTACGGCGAGTATCCCACTCAATTTATGCTCAAGATTTAGTTTTGCGTGGTGGGATGCTTACCCGCATTTGGGTTCCATCTGGACGACGAATTGCTGTAGATGTGGATTTTTTGGGTCTTTATCCGTTTGATATAGAAAATACACAGCAAAAGTTTCAAGATATTCTGGCTGCAAAGAACTTAGCAGATGGTGTGGTATTCCATCTGGAGAGTTTGCAAACCAGAGGAATCTGGCTTAATACTGAGTTTCCTGGCGTGCGGGTCAACATTGATGCGGCTGTGGTTGATTATCAACAGAATATTCAAATTGATGTGGGTTTTGGTGATCCATTAGTACCACCTGCTATGTGGATAGATTATCCAACGCTTTTACCAGAAAAAGCTGTGCGGCTACAGGCTGTGCGTCCAGAAACAATGGTCGGTTGGAAGTTGCATGGATTAGTGGAACAAGGTGCGAAACGTTGGCGACCAAAAGATTTGTATGATCTGATGTTGTTGAGTACTCAGGTAGTACTTAATGAAGCCTCACTTGGTGAGGCGATCGCTATTGCATTTAGTAGCCGCAATACTCCTTTACAGGAGGTAGTGGAAATTTTAGCTGCACCCCAATGGTGGAATAACAGCAAAAACCGCAGCAAATGGAAATGGTACACCAGAAAAGTACCGACGCAGATCATGCCAGAAGATTTCCTAGTCGTTGTTGATGTCGCGATTGGACGGTGGAAAAGTGTTGTGGAGATTACTACCGTTGAGTAG
- the dusB gene encoding tRNA dihydrouridine synthase DusB, giving the protein MLSPNLKTRLSSPLKVGNFEANSRVLQSPLSGVTDLVFRRLVRRYAPDSMMYTEMVSATELHHVKKLPKIMEVDANERPISIQLFDCRPDFLAEAAQKAVAEGADTIDINMGCPVNKITKKGGGSSLLRQPQVAEAIVREVVNAVDVPVTVKTRIGWNDEEITILDFAKRMQDAGAQMITIHARTRAQGYNGNARWEWIGRVKEVLSIPVIANGDIFSVESAVQCLQSTGADGVMCSRGTLGYPFLVGEIDYFLKTGQKLPPPTPLQRLECAKEHLQALWEYKGDRGILQARKHMTWYAKGFVGAAQLRAELSLIETVHQGVDLIDRTIEQLN; this is encoded by the coding sequence ATGCTTTCTCCCAATCTCAAAACTAGACTCTCATCACCTTTAAAAGTTGGTAATTTTGAGGCGAACAGTCGGGTTTTGCAGTCACCTCTTTCTGGGGTGACAGATTTGGTGTTTCGTCGCTTGGTACGTCGCTACGCACCAGATTCGATGATGTACACAGAAATGGTGAGTGCGACAGAGTTACATCATGTCAAAAAATTGCCAAAAATCATGGAGGTAGACGCCAACGAACGACCAATTAGCATCCAGTTGTTTGACTGTCGTCCCGATTTTTTAGCAGAAGCAGCACAGAAGGCAGTGGCAGAAGGTGCAGACACAATTGATATTAATATGGGTTGCCCTGTTAATAAAATTACCAAAAAGGGTGGCGGTTCTTCGCTACTGCGACAACCACAAGTTGCTGAAGCTATAGTTAGGGAAGTTGTCAACGCTGTAGATGTACCTGTAACAGTTAAAACTCGTATCGGCTGGAATGATGAGGAAATTACGATCCTGGATTTTGCCAAAAGAATGCAAGATGCAGGCGCACAAATGATTACAATCCATGCCCGGACTCGCGCTCAAGGTTACAATGGTAACGCCCGTTGGGAATGGATTGGTCGTGTCAAAGAAGTGCTTTCAATTCCAGTGATTGCCAATGGTGATATTTTTTCGGTAGAGTCGGCGGTGCAATGTTTACAGTCAACAGGTGCTGATGGGGTAATGTGTTCGCGGGGAACATTAGGTTATCCGTTTTTAGTAGGAGAGATAGATTATTTTCTCAAAACTGGCCAGAAGTTACCACCACCAACACCGCTACAGCGTTTGGAATGTGCCAAAGAACATCTACAGGCACTTTGGGAATATAAAGGCGATCGCGGAATTCTGCAAGCCCGTAAACATATGACTTGGTATGCAAAAGGTTTTGTGGGTGCAGCACAGTTGCGTGCAGAATTGAGTTTGATTGAAACGGTACACCAAGGTGTAGATTTAATTGATAGAACAATTGAGCAGTTAAATTAA
- a CDS encoding Rpn family recombination-promoting nuclease/putative transposase, translating into MKTDSIFYRIFQEFPYIFFELIGESPETADTYQFSSIEIKQTAFRIDGVFLPIPEEQNPIYFVEVQFQTDTEIYSRLFSEIFLYLRQNQPKNSWRGVVIYPSRSLDTSDINNYSEFFTSQRVSRIYLDELGKATSLPVDLATIKLVVDDENKAIANAKELISRTQQEIDNKLKQRQLLELVETILVYKFPKMTRKEIELMFGLSDLKQTRVYQEAKQEGRQEGRQEGARQEKFRMIPLLLRLGLSIEQAAKELGLSVEEVQLELQKLSQSQDS; encoded by the coding sequence GTGAAAACAGACAGCATCTTTTATCGTATTTTTCAGGAATTTCCCTACATCTTCTTTGAATTAATTGGTGAATCACCCGAAACCGCAGACACTTATCAATTCTCCTCCATCGAAATTAAGCAAACCGCATTCCGAATAGATGGGGTTTTTCTTCCCATTCCAGAAGAACAAAACCCAATTTACTTTGTCGAAGTCCAGTTTCAAACAGACACAGAAATTTATTCGCGTTTGTTTTCAGAAATCTTTTTATACCTGCGTCAAAACCAACCCAAAAATTCTTGGCGGGGAGTGGTTATCTACCCAAGTCGTAGCTTAGATACATCAGATATCAACAATTACAGCGAATTTTTTACTAGTCAGCGTGTTAGTCGTATTTATCTGGATGAACTAGGTAAAGCAACATCCTTACCAGTTGACCTTGCTACCATCAAATTAGTAGTAGACGATGAAAATAAGGCTATTGCAAATGCCAAGGAATTAATCAGTCGAACCCAGCAAGAGATAGATAACAAACTGAAACAGCGGCAGTTATTAGAATTAGTAGAAACAATCTTGGTTTATAAGTTTCCAAAAATGACTAGAAAGGAGATTGAGCTTATGTTTGGGTTAAGCGATTTGAAACAGACACGAGTTTATCAAGAAGCCAAGCAAGAAGGTAGACAAGAAGGTAGACAAGAAGGCGCGCGTCAAGAAAAATTTAGAATGATACCTTTGTTGTTGAGATTGGGATTGAGTATAGAACAAGCAGCAAAAGAGTTGGGTTTGAGTGTAGAAGAGGTTCAGCTAGAATTACAAAAACTCTCTCAAAGTCAAGATAGTTAA
- the dnaK gene encoding molecular chaperone DnaK — protein MAKVVGIDLGTTNSCVAVMEGGKPTVIANAEGFRTTPSVVAFAKNGDTLVGQIAKRQAVMNPENTFYSVKRFIGRRYEEVTNEATEVSYKVVQSGGNVKLECPQAGKAFAPEEISAKVLRKLVEDASKYIGETVTQAVITVPAYFNDSQRQATKDAGKIAGIEVLRIINEPTAASLAYGFDKKSNETILVFDLGGGTFDVSILEVGDGVFEVLATSGDTHLGGDDFDKKIVDYLAEAFKKDEGIDLRKDRQALQRLTEAAEKAKIELSSVTQAEINLPFITATQDGPKHLDMTLTRAKFEELCSDLIDRCRIPVENALRDAKLTKNDIDEVVLVGGSTRIPAVQDVVKRLLSKEPNQSVNPDEVVAVGAAIQAGVLAGDVTGILLLDVTPLSLGVETLGGVMTKIIPRNTTIPTKKSEVFSTAVDGQTNVEIHVLQGEREMAGDNKSLGTFRLDGIPPAPRGVPQIEVVFDIDANGILNVTAKDKGTGKEQSISITGASTLDKSDVERMVREAEQNAATDKERREKIDRKNQADSLAYQAEKQLQELGDKVPAADKTKVEGLVKDLRDAITKDDDEQIKKLMPELQQALFAVGSNIYQQAGGDASGDGAGTTDADASSGGSGGDDVIDADFTESK, from the coding sequence ATGGCAAAAGTAGTTGGAATTGACTTAGGTACGACAAACTCCTGCGTAGCAGTAATGGAAGGTGGTAAACCCACGGTTATTGCTAATGCGGAAGGTTTTCGGACAACACCGTCAGTTGTGGCGTTTGCCAAAAATGGCGATACCTTGGTTGGGCAAATCGCCAAGCGCCAAGCGGTGATGAACCCCGAAAATACCTTTTATTCTGTAAAACGATTTATCGGTCGCCGCTACGAAGAAGTTACAAACGAAGCAACAGAAGTTTCCTATAAAGTTGTCCAAAGTGGTGGAAACGTCAAATTGGAATGTCCCCAAGCAGGAAAAGCGTTTGCACCAGAGGAAATTTCTGCTAAAGTTCTGCGGAAGCTAGTAGAAGACGCTAGCAAATATATCGGTGAAACTGTAACTCAAGCTGTAATTACTGTTCCAGCTTACTTCAACGACTCCCAGCGCCAAGCTACCAAAGACGCTGGTAAAATTGCAGGTATTGAAGTATTACGGATTATCAACGAACCTACCGCCGCTTCGCTAGCATACGGTTTTGATAAGAAGAGCAACGAAACTATCCTTGTATTTGACCTTGGTGGTGGTACGTTTGACGTATCCATCTTGGAAGTAGGCGACGGCGTGTTTGAAGTGCTAGCTACTTCTGGTGATACCCACCTTGGTGGTGACGACTTCGATAAGAAAATTGTTGATTACTTAGCAGAAGCGTTTAAGAAAGACGAAGGTATTGATTTACGTAAAGACAGACAAGCTTTACAACGTCTGACAGAAGCAGCGGAAAAAGCCAAGATTGAACTTTCTAGCGTTACCCAAGCTGAAATCAACCTGCCATTTATCACTGCAACTCAAGACGGCCCTAAACACTTGGATATGACTCTGACACGGGCTAAGTTTGAAGAACTTTGTTCTGATTTAATTGACCGTTGTCGTATCCCTGTAGAAAATGCTCTGCGCGATGCTAAGTTAACCAAGAATGATATCGATGAAGTCGTGCTAGTGGGTGGTTCTACTCGTATTCCTGCCGTCCAAGATGTGGTGAAGCGACTTCTGAGTAAAGAACCAAACCAAAGTGTTAACCCTGATGAAGTGGTAGCAGTTGGTGCTGCGATTCAAGCTGGTGTACTTGCTGGTGATGTCACAGGTATCTTGTTGTTAGACGTAACACCGCTATCTCTAGGTGTAGAAACCTTGGGTGGTGTCATGACCAAGATTATTCCTCGCAACACCACTATTCCTACCAAGAAGTCAGAAGTCTTCTCCACCGCCGTGGATGGTCAAACCAACGTCGAAATTCACGTCCTCCAAGGCGAACGGGAAATGGCAGGCGATAACAAGAGTTTGGGAACCTTCCGTCTTGATGGTATTCCCCCTGCACCCCGTGGTGTACCCCAAATCGAGGTGGTGTTTGATATTGACGCCAACGGTATATTGAACGTTACCGCTAAAGACAAAGGTACTGGTAAGGAACAGTCCATTAGCATTACTGGTGCTTCTACCCTTGATAAATCCGACGTTGAGCGGATGGTGAGAGAAGCTGAGCAAAATGCTGCTACTGACAAAGAGCGTCGTGAGAAAATCGATCGCAAGAATCAAGCAGACTCTTTGGCATACCAAGCCGAAAAACAATTGCAAGAGTTGGGTGATAAAGTCCCGGCTGCTGACAAGACCAAAGTTGAAGGTTTGGTGAAAGATTTGCGCGATGCTATTACCAAAGATGACGACGAGCAAATCAAGAAATTAATGCCAGAACTACAACAAGCGCTGTTTGCTGTTGGTAGCAACATCTATCAGCAAGCTGGTGGCGATGCATCTGGTGATGGTGCTGGTACTACAGATGCTGATGCTTCCTCTGGTGGTAGTGGCGGTGATGATGTGATTGACGCTGATTTCACAGAGTCTAAGTAA
- a CDS encoding acetoacetate decarboxylase family protein, translating into MSYPAAPWTLKGYALLTSHLLDVNRVRHLIPKELEIKTVWPGKTLGGVYLSYYSSESVLEYSELIVVPATVSYQGKVGSWVSHIYVDNPDSVAGGREIWGLPKELADFTWENDNSVTVCQGDRKLCSFRYYQPWFSWPQKFGGSSFSTMNSDLLLFFAESESRLSLVGSKLEVPAESPFAEVGLGQPFLTVRCDRMTLNVQAPEVVGQRIVEVAV; encoded by the coding sequence ATGTCATACCCAGCAGCACCTTGGACGCTAAAAGGCTATGCTCTGCTAACTTCGCATTTACTAGATGTCAACCGTGTTCGCCACTTAATTCCTAAAGAATTAGAAATTAAAACTGTGTGGCCTGGTAAAACGCTGGGTGGTGTTTATTTGTCTTACTATAGTTCAGAGTCGGTATTAGAGTATAGTGAGTTAATTGTTGTACCAGCAACTGTAAGTTATCAAGGCAAAGTTGGTAGTTGGGTTTCCCATATTTATGTGGATAATCCTGATTCAGTAGCTGGTGGGCGAGAAATCTGGGGATTACCGAAGGAGTTAGCTGATTTTACCTGGGAAAATGATAACTCTGTCACTGTGTGTCAAGGTGACAGAAAACTATGCTCTTTTAGATATTATCAACCCTGGTTCTCATGGCCACAGAAATTTGGCGGATCTAGTTTTAGTACGATGAATTCAGATTTGCTGTTATTTTTTGCTGAATCAGAATCCCGTTTGAGTTTAGTTGGTTCTAAATTAGAAGTGCCTGCTGAAAGTCCTTTTGCTGAGGTAGGTTTGGGTCAGCCATTTTTAACTGTTCGGTGCGATCGCATGACTTTGAATGTGCAAGCACCAGAAGTCGTGGGACAAAGGATTGTTGAAGTTGCAGTTTAG
- a CDS encoding helix-turn-helix domain-containing protein: MPYTIPNNSCVGCDNCRPQCPTGAIKLENDEYWIDPCLCNNCEGYYPEPQCVIACPTNSPIPWHAKRGRCKVDLREVTSPDLFSNGKSNPFASAIVIWEACNLLSQRTSLPWETDEQGNLCYRRQVNQGKGAIAFHLTTSPQSSELVTKLAAIETLDIRAACLHLIFAAYATTLDQPWEQEFTIDERQLEKYLGLEKRKDLSKNVKLTLMNNLVQQACSLVVSIDWPQQGMLKGFSIKGSSLWELVQVQRHFQEDNLGCKYLVGLTFKIRAGVWAQYFLNKQACKQRTAFYQYGSLPKSLLTTVMSIWQQHEGAARLMLWLLFKTKMGASQRITVPTLMRVAYGEEKIAQACRQREERKRLLRTFEHDLEVLNHHGMKSVFDPVTYPPTIQPLWARIVDIPEDPDEALEFWINDGSATSRLTDVSPRGKWNLLMNARILSFSLPPDWEKQTADSEKKHRTTKNKRKTKTTGDLLGEQILRARKNLNLSQRELAKLAGKSQSWIRDIEKGRLKVKLEDQVVLRKVLGLNTA, encoded by the coding sequence ATGCCTTACACAATACCTAATAATAGTTGCGTTGGATGTGACAACTGCCGTCCTCAATGTCCTACAGGTGCTATCAAACTGGAAAACGATGAATACTGGATTGATCCGTGCCTTTGTAACAACTGTGAAGGTTACTATCCCGAACCGCAATGTGTGATCGCTTGCCCAACAAATTCTCCCATACCTTGGCACGCTAAAAGAGGAAGATGCAAAGTTGACTTGCGAGAAGTAACTAGTCCAGATTTATTTTCTAACGGCAAGAGTAACCCCTTTGCTTCAGCGATTGTCATTTGGGAAGCTTGCAATTTGCTCTCCCAACGTACATCATTACCTTGGGAAACAGATGAGCAAGGAAACTTGTGCTATCGTCGTCAAGTCAATCAAGGCAAAGGAGCGATCGCATTTCATCTGACAACATCACCCCAGAGTAGTGAACTTGTCACCAAATTAGCAGCCATAGAAACACTAGATATCAGGGCTGCTTGTCTACATCTAATATTTGCAGCATATGCAACAACCCTAGATCAGCCTTGGGAACAAGAATTTACAATTGATGAACGACAGCTGGAGAAATACCTGGGTTTAGAAAAGCGCAAGGACTTAAGCAAAAATGTCAAGTTGACTTTGATGAACAACTTAGTCCAGCAAGCTTGTTCACTCGTCGTTTCTATAGACTGGCCCCAGCAAGGTATGCTCAAAGGCTTCTCGATCAAAGGAAGCAGTTTGTGGGAACTAGTCCAAGTTCAACGTCACTTTCAAGAAGATAATCTCGGATGTAAATATCTTGTCGGCTTAACCTTCAAAATTCGAGCTGGAGTTTGGGCACAGTATTTCCTCAACAAACAAGCATGTAAACAACGAACAGCATTTTATCAATACGGTAGCCTGCCAAAATCCTTATTAACTACAGTGATGAGCATTTGGCAGCAACACGAAGGTGCAGCACGACTAATGCTGTGGTTACTATTTAAAACCAAAATGGGGGCTTCCCAACGCATAACCGTTCCCACCTTGATGCGCGTTGCTTATGGTGAAGAGAAAATTGCCCAAGCGTGCAGACAAAGAGAAGAACGCAAACGCCTCCTGCGGACTTTTGAACATGATTTAGAAGTCCTCAATCACCATGGGATGAAATCAGTCTTTGATCCAGTCACCTACCCGCCCACAATCCAACCCTTGTGGGCCAGAATAGTGGACATTCCCGAAGATCCAGACGAAGCCCTAGAATTTTGGATTAACGACGGTAGCGCTACATCACGTCTGACAGACGTCAGCCCCCGTGGCAAATGGAACCTGTTAATGAATGCCCGAATTTTGTCCTTCAGCTTACCACCAGACTGGGAAAAGCAAACAGCCGACTCCGAAAAAAAGCACCGAACCACAAAAAACAAAAGAAAAACCAAAACCACTGGTGACTTACTAGGCGAACAAATTTTGCGGGCGCGCAAAAACCTCAATCTTTCCCAAAGAGAACTAGCCAAACTCGCAGGTAAAAGTCAAAGCTGGATTCGTGACATCGAAAAAGGCCGCCTTAAAGTCAAACTAGAAGACCAAGTAGTATTACGTAAAGTCTTGGGTCTTAACACAGCCTGA
- the fdxB gene encoding ferredoxin III, nif-specific, protein MAVLTGLTFGGKTWTPKFAQSIDEHKCIGCGRCFKICGHDVLLLRAMNEEGEFVDDEDDDEIEKKVMTVAHPENCIGCAACSRICPKNCYTHVELNN, encoded by the coding sequence ATGGCAGTACTCACAGGATTGACATTTGGTGGTAAAACTTGGACACCCAAATTCGCCCAATCAATAGATGAACACAAATGCATCGGCTGTGGCAGATGCTTTAAAATTTGCGGACACGATGTGCTGTTATTACGAGCAATGAATGAAGAGGGTGAATTTGTAGATGATGAAGATGATGATGAAATCGAAAAGAAAGTGATGACTGTTGCTCATCCAGAAAATTGTATAGGTTGTGCAGCTTGTTCTAGAATTTGTCCCAAAAATTGTTACACTCACGTTGAATTGAATAACTAG
- a CDS encoding cytochrome c oxidase subunit II translates to MQQIPVSLLTLVAGVLITLFSLWVGQHHSLLPMQASEQAPLVDGFFNVMMTIATALFVVVEGTILIFLVMFRRRKGDETDGPPIEGNLPLEVFWTAIPTIIVLGLGIYSVDVYSRMGGLESGGHNHTPVHVAHQMPGSAIAATLSDGSEVTPANNPDIGIGAGAKEQGKTADLVVDVTGMQFAWIFNYPDSGVTAGELHVPVGADVQLNLASTDVIHSFWVPQFRLKQDAIPGIPTKLRFVATQVGTYPVVCTELCGGYHGSMRSQVVVHTPEEYESWLTENRIAQQQQELQQAVAVNPAELSVSEFLAPYVRNMGIVNGQLSMVNSK, encoded by the coding sequence ATGCAACAAATTCCTGTTTCACTGTTAACCTTAGTTGCTGGGGTATTAATCACACTCTTCAGCCTTTGGGTTGGTCAACACCATAGTCTACTGCCTATGCAGGCATCAGAACAAGCGCCTTTGGTAGACGGTTTTTTTAATGTGATGATGACTATTGCCACTGCTTTGTTTGTGGTGGTAGAAGGAACGATTTTGATTTTTTTGGTGATGTTTCGTCGCCGTAAAGGTGATGAAACAGATGGGCCGCCTATTGAGGGCAATTTACCGTTAGAAGTATTTTGGACGGCAATCCCAACCATAATAGTCCTTGGTTTGGGGATTTACAGTGTGGATGTTTATAGCAGAATGGGAGGGTTAGAATCAGGTGGTCACAACCACACTCCAGTTCATGTTGCCCATCAAATGCCGGGAAGTGCAATTGCTGCTACTCTGAGTGATGGTTCTGAGGTAACGCCAGCAAATAATCCCGATATTGGCATTGGTGCGGGTGCTAAGGAACAAGGTAAAACAGCAGACTTAGTTGTTGATGTCACGGGGATGCAGTTTGCTTGGATTTTCAACTATCCTGACAGTGGTGTTACTGCTGGTGAGTTACACGTACCTGTGGGTGCTGATGTACAACTCAACCTTGCCTCTACAGATGTAATCCACTCGTTTTGGGTGCCGCAATTCCGCCTTAAACAAGATGCAATTCCTGGTATTCCTACTAAACTCAGGTTTGTTGCTACTCAAGTTGGTACGTATCCTGTAGTTTGTACAGAACTGTGTGGTGGTTATCACGGTTCGATGAGGTCACAGGTAGTAGTTCATACTCCCGAAGAATACGAGAGTTGGTTGACAGAAAATCGGATTGCCCAACAGCAGCAAGAACTACAACAAGCTGTGGCAGTTAACCCTGCCGAATTATCTGTATCAGAGTTTCTCGCCCCTTATGTACGAAATATGGGGATAGTCAATGGTCAATTGTCAATGGTCAATAGCAAATGA
- the ctaD gene encoding cytochrome c oxidase subunit I: protein MTLEIPRNQPPGKEATIVVSGTTHHHPEAWKWYHYFTFNVDHKVIGIQYLVTAFLFYLIGGLMAVAMRAELATPDADLLDPNLYNAFMTNHGTIMIFLWIVPSAIGGFGNFLVPLMVGARDMAFPKLNAIAFWLNPPAGLLILASFFFGGSQSGWTAYPPLSLVTAPIAQSLWILAIVLVGTSSILGSLNFVVTILFMKVPSMKWDQLPLFCWAILATSVLALLSTPVLAAGLVLLLFDLNFGTSFFKPDAGGNVVIYQHLFWFYSHPAVYLMILPIFGIMSEVIPVHARKPIFGYKAIAYSSLAICVVGLFVWVHHMFTSGTPGWMRMFFTISTLIVAVPTGVKIFGWVATLWGGKIRFTSAMLFAIGLLMMFVMGGLSGVTMGTAPFDVHVHDTYYVVAHFHYVLFGGSVFGIYAGIYHWFPKITGRMMNETLGRIHFILTFIGTNLTFLPMHELGLQGMPRRVAMYDPQFTHLNEICTIGAYILGISVIPFTINALWSWIGGKQAGDNPWNALTLEWTTSSPPAIENWEVLPVVSHGPYEYGHDVQPLAATEAST from the coding sequence ATGACTCTCGAAATACCACGGAATCAACCACCTGGAAAGGAAGCTACGATTGTGGTTTCTGGCACTACTCACCATCACCCCGAAGCGTGGAAATGGTATCACTATTTCACGTTTAATGTTGACCACAAGGTGATTGGTATTCAATACCTGGTGACGGCGTTTTTGTTTTATCTCATTGGTGGACTAATGGCTGTAGCCATGCGTGCTGAATTAGCAACACCAGATGCAGATTTACTCGACCCGAATTTGTATAACGCTTTCATGACCAATCACGGAACGATCATGATTTTTTTGTGGATCGTTCCCAGTGCGATTGGGGGATTTGGTAATTTCTTAGTACCGTTGATGGTGGGTGCTAGGGATATGGCTTTCCCAAAACTAAATGCGATCGCTTTTTGGTTGAACCCACCAGCAGGTTTGCTGATCTTAGCTAGTTTCTTCTTCGGTGGTTCCCAGTCTGGTTGGACAGCTTACCCACCCCTGAGTTTGGTAACTGCGCCAATTGCTCAATCGTTGTGGATACTTGCTATTGTCTTGGTGGGAACTTCCTCGATTTTGGGTTCGCTGAACTTTGTCGTCACCATTCTATTTATGAAGGTTCCCAGCATGAAGTGGGATCAACTTCCCCTATTTTGCTGGGCTATTTTGGCAACTTCTGTTTTAGCACTGTTATCTACACCCGTGTTAGCCGCAGGGTTAGTATTGCTGTTGTTTGATCTCAACTTTGGGACTTCGTTTTTTAAACCAGATGCAGGCGGTAACGTTGTGATTTACCAGCATTTGTTCTGGTTCTATTCTCACCCGGCAGTTTATTTAATGATTCTGCCTATCTTCGGTATTATGTCCGAAGTGATTCCGGTTCATGCGCGCAAACCGATATTTGGATATAAAGCGATCGCTTATTCTAGTTTGGCGATTTGTGTTGTGGGTTTGTTCGTCTGGGTGCATCATATGTTTACCAGTGGCACACCTGGTTGGATGCGGATGTTTTTTACTATATCTACCCTGATTGTTGCGGTTCCCACTGGTGTGAAGATTTTCGGCTGGGTTGCTACTCTCTGGGGCGGTAAAATCCGTTTTACCAGTGCCATGTTGTTTGCGATCGGCTTATTGATGATGTTTGTGATGGGCGGTTTAAGTGGTGTGACGATGGGAACAGCACCGTTTGACGTTCATGTCCACGACACATATTATGTAGTCGCCCACTTCCACTATGTGTTGTTTGGTGGTTCTGTGTTTGGTATCTATGCGGGAATTTACCACTGGTTCCCCAAGATTACTGGACGGATGATGAATGAAACTTTGGGTCGAATTCATTTTATCTTGACTTTTATTGGTACGAATTTGACTTTCTTACCGATGCATGAATTAGGATTACAAGGTATGCCGCGGCGTGTGGCAATGTACGACCCGCAATTTACTCACCTCAATGAGATTTGTACGATTGGTGCATACATCTTGGGGATATCGGTGATTCCTTTTACGATCAATGCGCTGTGGAGTTGGATTGGTGGCAAGCAAGCGGGTGATAATCCTTGGAATGCTTTGACTTTGGAATGGACTACTAGTTCACCACCTGCTATTGAGAATTGGGAAGTTTTACCTGTGGTGAGTCATGGCCCTTATGAGTATGGTCATGATGTTCAGCCGCTTGCTGCAACGGAAGCTAGTACATAA
- a CDS encoding heme-copper oxidase subunit III, translating into MAIATTTSPSHHEEHKDLRVWGLLTFLISESLMFGGFFATYLFFRGSNEVWPPEGTEVELLVPTINTIILVSSSFVIHFGDTAIKKNNVKGMRFWYILTALMGAIFLAGQVYEYMTLGYGLTTNVFANCFYLMTGFHGLHVFVGLLLILGVLWRSRLPGHYSATKHTGIEMAEIYWHFVDIIWIILFTLLYILTLF; encoded by the coding sequence ATGGCGATCGCAACAACGACTAGTCCAAGTCATCATGAGGAACATAAGGATTTACGAGTTTGGGGATTGTTGACTTTCCTGATTTCGGAGTCTTTGATGTTTGGTGGGTTTTTTGCTACTTATTTATTTTTTCGTGGCAGTAATGAGGTATGGCCGCCGGAGGGAACGGAGGTCGAGTTATTAGTACCGACAATTAACACGATTATTCTGGTTTCTAGTAGTTTCGTCATTCACTTTGGTGATACGGCGATTAAAAAGAATAATGTCAAAGGAATGCGGTTTTGGTATATCCTGACTGCGCTTATGGGCGCGATTTTCTTGGCGGGTCAGGTTTATGAATACATGACCTTGGGATATGGTTTGACGACTAATGTCTTTGCCAATTGTTTCTATCTCATGACTGGGTTCCACGGTTTGCACGTGTTTGTGGGACTGCTGTTAATTTTGGGTGTATTGTGGCGATCGCGTCTTCCTGGTCACTATAGTGCCACGAAACATACTGGTATTGAGATGGCAGAAATTTACTGGCACTTTGTAGACATTATTTGGATTATTCTCTTCACACTTTTGTACATTCTGACTTTGTTTTAA